The following are from one region of the Methanospirillum hungatei genome:
- a CDS encoding thiamine pyrophosphate-dependent enzyme encodes MNPNESLVADTKNTWCPGCGNFAIQHAVKFVIEEFEKEGVPRENFVFVTGIGCHAKIADYFNLNSFYSLHGRTIPVASGIKMANPDLKVICFAGDGDLYAEGLEHLIHAAKRNIDITVICHNNRVYGLTTGQYTPTSPYGYRGKSTPGGIHEYPLNIIEMLLGSGATFVARGYSRKIPLLKRIIREAILHPGFAHIDVLQICASFFNMTPQYDEFVYETSEANVSQFDVACRTGQQWNYSDPGPIPLGIFYKTIKPSFPENKEKKVINREEIIRTILSRYS; translated from the coding sequence ATGAACCCGAATGAATCGCTGGTAGCTGATACAAAAAATACCTGGTGTCCGGGATGTGGTAACTTTGCGATTCAGCATGCAGTCAAGTTTGTTATCGAAGAGTTTGAAAAAGAAGGTGTTCCAAGAGAAAATTTTGTTTTTGTTACAGGAATCGGGTGTCATGCAAAAATTGCAGATTACTTTAATCTGAATAGTTTTTACTCACTTCATGGGAGAACAATCCCAGTCGCATCGGGAATAAAAATGGCAAATCCGGATCTGAAAGTGATTTGTTTTGCAGGAGATGGGGATCTCTATGCTGAAGGGCTTGAACATCTTATTCATGCTGCAAAACGGAACATTGACATCACGGTAATATGTCATAACAACCGGGTTTACGGGCTAACAACCGGTCAATACACACCAACCTCTCCTTATGGATATCGGGGGAAATCTACTCCGGGAGGAATTCACGAATATCCCTTAAACATTATCGAGATGCTCCTTGGATCAGGCGCCACCTTTGTTGCCAGAGGATATTCAAGAAAAATCCCACTTCTGAAACGAATCATACGGGAGGCAATACTTCATCCGGGTTTTGCTCACATTGACGTTCTGCAGATCTGTGCCTCATTTTTTAACATGACACCACAGTATGATGAATTTGTTTACGAAACATCTGAAGCAAATGTGTCACAATTTGATGTTGCCTGCAGGACCGGCCAGCAATGGAACTATTCTGACCCCGGTCCGATTCCGCTGGGAATTTTTTATAAAACGATAAAGCCCTCTTTTCCAGAGAATAAA
- a CDS encoding phosphate ABC transporter substrate-binding protein → MRQNKITLSGIIIIGLFIGAVLLCGCIGTNESKSSTPEGSSENPLKQAQIPESGVLTITGSTTVLPVAAQAAELYMDTHPGVDVQVNGGGSGVGVQSAGSGTAMIGMASRDLKSEEKEKYPELVEHQIAIDGIAIITHKTNPIASLTLDQVKAIYNGNITNWKEVGGIDANIVVIGRDSASGTREFFHEKVMNKEDFIQTQLEKNSNGAVKQSVAQTPAAIGYVGLGYIDETIHAVPILVDGTSVIPSIESVKDKSYPIARPLNFLTNGEPSGLIAEFIAFIDSPEGQEVVIDEGFVPLTR, encoded by the coding sequence ATGAGGCAGAACAAGATAACGCTATCAGGTATAATTATAATTGGGCTCTTTATTGGAGCTGTACTCCTCTGCGGATGTATCGGAACAAATGAATCCAAATCTTCTACTCCTGAGGGAAGCAGTGAAAATCCATTGAAACAGGCACAGATACCGGAATCCGGTGTACTTACGATTACCGGTTCAACAACTGTGCTTCCGGTCGCAGCCCAGGCAGCAGAACTCTACATGGATACTCATCCTGGTGTTGATGTACAGGTGAATGGTGGAGGCTCAGGAGTCGGTGTCCAATCAGCCGGATCAGGTACTGCCATGATTGGAATGGCTTCCCGTGATTTGAAGAGCGAAGAGAAAGAAAAATACCCGGAACTGGTTGAGCATCAAATTGCCATCGACGGTATTGCAATCATTACTCACAAAACAAACCCAATTGCTTCACTTACCCTTGATCAGGTAAAAGCCATTTATAATGGAAATATTACCAATTGGAAAGAAGTCGGGGGCATTGATGCAAACATCGTTGTAATTGGTCGTGATAGTGCATCCGGAACCAGAGAATTCTTCCATGAGAAGGTCATGAATAAAGAAGATTTTATTCAGACCCAACTTGAAAAGAACTCAAATGGTGCAGTAAAACAAAGTGTTGCACAGACTCCTGCAGCAATCGGGTACGTTGGTCTTGGATATATCGACGAAACTATCCATGCTGTGCCAATCCTCGTTGATGGTACGTCTGTAATACCCTCTATTGAATCGGTAAAGGATAAATCATATCCGATTGCACGGCCACTGAATTTCCTGACAAATGGGGAACCATCTGGTCTTATTGCTGAGTTTATTGCATTCATCGACAGTCCGGAAGGACAAGAAGTTGTAATTGATGAAGGCTTTGTTCCCCTTACCCGGTAA
- the phoU gene encoding phosphate signaling complex protein PhoU — translation MTDKIRTELLQIHEEACNLGKFAITMLQDSIDAFERADADLAQDVCERKIELKKRFIAVEEAMFRYLALYQPVARDMREIVASLRIIYNFERIGRMGYDIGDTIKVLSQCCGLADPDKLIIVGRKVLAMIEDAMDAFTDREVSRIRNMRERDSEIDRLYCEVMRDLIKRMETDKDHVSILARYVIIDRYLERCGDQACNIAEMTTYMVTGERIEII, via the coding sequence ATGACAGATAAGATTCGAACTGAACTTTTGCAGATCCATGAGGAAGCATGTAATCTTGGGAAATTTGCAATAACCATGCTTCAGGACAGCATTGATGCCTTCGAACGTGCAGATGCAGACCTGGCACAGGATGTTTGTGAACGTAAAATAGAACTCAAAAAACGATTCATTGCGGTTGAAGAAGCAATGTTCAGATACCTGGCTTTATACCAGCCGGTTGCACGTGACATGAGGGAAATTGTAGCGTCACTTCGCATCATATATAATTTTGAACGGATCGGGCGGATGGGCTATGATATCGGGGACACAATCAAGGTCCTCTCCCAATGCTGCGGTCTTGCTGATCCTGATAAACTCATTATCGTCGGTAGAAAAGTTCTTGCAATGATCGAAGATGCAATGGATGCATTTACTGACCGTGAAGTATCCCGTATCAGGAATATGCGAGAGCGGGATTCTGAGATTGACCGGCTTTATTGCGAAGTAATGAGGGATCTTATCAAAAGAATGGAGACAGATAAAGACCATGTCTCAATACTGGCAAGATATGTCATTATCGACCGGTACCTGGAGCGGTGTGGTGACCAGGCATGTAATATTGCTGAGATGACCACCTACATGGTAACAGGTGAACGCATCGAGATAATCTGA
- a CDS encoding HD domain-containing protein — translation MEKTIWPVIIGYADRFDPDPGHAREVCRLSALLFKALGELHTYEKKERDILKSAALLHDIGWSRPQIAHHKASRDIILADRTIPFSNRERKMVSLIARYHRKTSPKPDHAVFRDLDGADQQIVIFCSGILRIADSLDRAHQNAVSDLTCTIGDDELIISITCRHPSLIDIAVFSEKSQLLETTINRRISLICT, via the coding sequence ATGGAAAAGACCATATGGCCGGTTATCATTGGATATGCAGACAGATTTGATCCTGATCCTGGTCATGCCAGGGAGGTGTGCAGACTCTCTGCTCTGTTATTTAAGGCTCTTGGTGAACTCCACACATACGAGAAAAAAGAACGTGACATCTTAAAATCTGCCGCTTTACTACACGATATTGGATGGAGTCGGCCTCAGATAGCCCATCACAAAGCATCACGAGACATCATCCTGGCAGATAGGACTATCCCATTTAGTAACAGGGAAAGAAAAATGGTTTCATTAATCGCCCGATATCATAGGAAAACCAGCCCAAAGCCGGATCATGCAGTGTTCCGTGATCTTGATGGTGCAGATCAACAGATAGTGATATTTTGCTCTGGGATACTTCGGATCGCAGACAGTCTTGACCGGGCACACCAAAATGCAGTATCTGATCTTACCTGCACTATCGGTGATGATGAACTTATTATTTCCATAACATGCAGACATCCATCTCTCATTGATATCGCTGTTTTTTCTGAGAAGAGCCAGCTTTTGGAAACTACCATAAACCGCAGGATTTCCCTTATATGCACCTGA
- a CDS encoding Ppx/GppA phosphatase family protein codes for MHLKKPRVVGFIDLGTNSVRLLVVRLNTNGSYTLLTQQKEVIRLGEGEYPANRLTITAIERAISVITKLIELAKSRGVEEFVAVATSAAREAENGEELCLHIEDLTGIRIHIISGTEEARLIWLGVSSGIDIRDEKALFIDIGGGSTEIIVGDQHEPSILRSLKLGAIRTTGTLINPEKDGKISPDTLKQVRRHIEHEIVHIAKQIRVLSVTRAFGSSGTILALETIASSYKPFQSTHVSGFLGTDELEAIISYLSGLPLEARKNVQGLNPERADIIVAGALILHEILKATKVSGIFVSNRSLRDGLLVDYISRIPEFPHAEQVSIRERSVRHLGKLCHIDEKHAAHIVKLSLQLYHSAIRSKLFKYQEESEELLTHAAYLHDVGQFISFSNHHQHSFYLITEVPLLGFNQYEVLMIGLVARYHRKKLPRSRDVPFQELGRTERRTVRILSLLLRMAENLDRSHNCRIEKAEFSRDKESIVLSISCISDCSLEFWAIESEKDTFFRTFRLPLHIEYIPLDHK; via the coding sequence ATGCACCTGAAAAAACCTCGAGTTGTTGGATTTATTGATCTTGGCACAAATTCGGTACGACTGTTGGTGGTCAGGTTAAACACGAATGGTTCGTACACTCTCCTCACTCAGCAAAAAGAAGTGATCCGACTTGGAGAAGGGGAATATCCGGCTAATCGTCTGACCATTACTGCGATTGAACGGGCAATCAGTGTTATTACAAAACTGATTGAACTGGCAAAAAGCCGGGGGGTAGAAGAGTTTGTCGCCGTTGCAACATCTGCAGCACGTGAAGCAGAAAACGGAGAAGAACTCTGCCTCCATATTGAAGACCTAACAGGAATCAGAATTCACATCATCTCCGGAACAGAAGAAGCACGTCTTATCTGGCTGGGAGTATCCAGTGGGATTGATATTCGCGATGAGAAAGCACTTTTCATCGACATTGGTGGAGGATCTACCGAGATAATCGTCGGTGATCAGCATGAACCGAGTATCCTTCGCAGCCTGAAACTTGGAGCCATACGAACAACAGGAACTCTCATAAACCCAGAAAAAGATGGAAAAATCTCACCAGATACCCTGAAACAGGTTCGGCGTCATATCGAACATGAGATTGTCCACATTGCAAAACAGATCCGGGTTTTATCTGTAACAAGAGCCTTTGGAAGTTCTGGTACCATTCTTGCACTTGAAACCATTGCCAGTTCATATAAACCATTTCAGAGTACTCATGTTTCTGGTTTTTTGGGAACCGATGAACTCGAAGCGATCATATCATATTTATCTGGTCTTCCCCTGGAGGCTAGAAAAAACGTTCAGGGGTTAAATCCTGAACGGGCCGATATCATCGTTGCTGGAGCATTAATCCTTCATGAAATACTAAAGGCAACAAAAGTTTCTGGAATATTCGTATCAAACCGATCTCTTCGTGACGGTCTTCTGGTGGATTATATCTCCCGGATTCCAGAATTTCCTCATGCAGAACAGGTATCCATAAGGGAACGTTCTGTCAGGCATCTTGGAAAGTTATGTCATATCGACGAAAAACATGCGGCCCACATTGTCAAATTATCACTCCAACTCTACCACTCCGCAATTCGGTCAAAATTATTCAAATATCAGGAAGAATCTGAAGAATTACTGACACATGCAGCATACCTGCATGATGTAGGACAATTTATCTCCTTTTCTAATCATCATCAGCATTCATTTTATCTCATAACTGAGGTTCCGCTATTGGGCTTTAATCAATATGAGGTGCTCATGATTGGCCTTGTTGCCAGATATCACCGAAAAAAACTACCACGAAGCCGTGATGTTCCATTTCAGGAACTTGGACGAACAGAGCGAAGAACAGTCAGAATATTGTCACTTCTTTTACGGATGGCTGAAAATCTGGACAGAAGTCATAACTGCCGAATAGAGAAAGCAGAGTTTTCACGAGATAAGGAGAGTATTGTATTATCGATCTCCTGTATATCGGACTGTTCACTCGAATTTTGGGCGATAGAATCTGAAAAAGATACTTTTTTCAGAACATTTAGATTACCCCTACATATTGAGTATATTCCTTTGGATCATAAATAA
- a CDS encoding 2-oxoacid:acceptor oxidoreductase subunit alpha, whose amino-acid sequence MNEYSILIGGKAGDGISQAGQIIGSIFSSLGYHVYQYVDYPSLIRGGHNFCIIRAAKEPIFTHRTKVNAIIAFDQQTVDTHLDKLANHGIILFDKDKVKTEGVGISITQIINELQGIPIMGNTAMIAVLFRYLGVPWEHVESVLSRKIPKKIEKNLQIAQAAWKTVTPGLNISPISGETKPFLSGNEWIAIGLLAGGIDAYIAYPMTPSSGVLHFLASVAEETGITVYHPESEIAVILMALGFSYTGKKSAVGTSGGGFCLMTEGLSLAGQAELPIVIIVSQRTGPSTGLPTYTAQSDLMFIRHAGQGEFPRWIAAPANPDEALRLGAEAVQISSQFQIPAFILTDKTFSEGIYTGSSSLPRTEPTTKPGPTFPYNRYADHPDGISPVLSPPYPGESIKVNSYTHDVRGITTEDPQVTRFMVEKRKRKQQVLCEYVDRPENIFIDGDKNATTGIICWGSVRGPVTEAIQTMSVRIISPLILEPFPKKSFLKAMEGVEKIILIEESAMGQLDKILREHGIVPDQQILRYDGRPSAVEELEEQIRRYV is encoded by the coding sequence ATGAATGAATATTCTATTTTGATAGGGGGAAAAGCAGGGGATGGCATTTCCCAGGCAGGTCAGATAATCGGCTCTATTTTTTCCTCGCTCGGTTATCATGTATACCAGTATGTTGATTACCCATCACTCATCAGGGGAGGGCATAATTTTTGTATCATCCGGGCTGCAAAAGAGCCTATTTTCACGCACCGCACAAAAGTAAACGCAATTATTGCTTTTGATCAGCAGACGGTAGATACTCATCTTGACAAACTGGCTAACCATGGGATCATACTTTTTGATAAAGATAAGGTAAAGACAGAGGGTGTAGGAATTTCTATCACTCAGATCATAAACGAACTACAGGGCATCCCTATTATGGGAAATACTGCTATGATTGCAGTTTTGTTCAGGTATCTTGGTGTGCCTTGGGAGCATGTTGAATCAGTTTTATCACGAAAAATTCCTAAAAAAATAGAGAAAAACCTGCAGATTGCACAGGCTGCATGGAAAACCGTCACACCAGGCCTTAATATTTCACCGATTTCAGGAGAGACGAAACCATTTCTGTCAGGAAATGAATGGATAGCGATAGGTCTTTTGGCAGGAGGTATTGATGCATATATTGCCTATCCAATGACGCCATCTTCAGGAGTGCTTCATTTTCTCGCAAGTGTTGCTGAAGAGACAGGAATCACGGTGTACCATCCGGAGAGTGAGATTGCAGTAATTCTCATGGCTCTTGGGTTCTCATATACCGGAAAAAAGTCTGCTGTCGGAACATCAGGAGGTGGATTCTGCCTAATGACCGAAGGACTATCACTTGCCGGACAGGCAGAACTCCCTATCGTCATTATCGTATCACAAAGGACAGGGCCTTCAACCGGTCTGCCCACGTATACTGCTCAGTCAGACCTTATGTTTATACGACATGCTGGACAGGGAGAATTTCCCCGATGGATAGCAGCACCAGCAAATCCTGATGAAGCACTTCGTCTGGGTGCAGAAGCGGTTCAGATCTCCTCGCAATTCCAGATACCCGCATTTATTCTGACAGATAAAACATTTTCAGAAGGGATATACACTGGCTCATCATCATTACCGAGAACAGAACCAACCACCAAGCCCGGACCCACATTTCCCTATAACAGGTATGCAGACCATCCTGATGGAATATCCCCGGTCCTTTCACCTCCATACCCGGGAGAATCCATAAAGGTAAACAGTTATACACACGATGTCAGGGGAATTACCACAGAAGATCCACAGGTAACCAGGTTCATGGTCGAGAAACGAAAGCGAAAGCAACAGGTACTCTGTGAATATGTTGACAGACCGGAGAATATTTTCATTGATGGAGATAAAAATGCCACAACCGGTATCATATGCTGGGGATCCGTTCGGGGACCTGTGACAGAAGCAATCCAAACCATGTCGGTGAGAATAATCTCTCCTCTTATCCTCGAACCATTTCCAAAAAAATCCTTTTTGAAAGCGATGGAAGGGGTAGAAAAGATCATACTCATTGAAGAGAGTGCAATGGGTCAGCTAGATAAAATTCTCCGGGAACATGGAATAGTACCAGATCAACAGATTTTACGGTATGACGGACGACCGTCTGCTGTAGAAGAACTAGAGGAACAGATCAGGAGGTATGTATGA
- a CDS encoding CHAD domain-containing protein, which translates to MKCSYKNSEDPGFSRYTAETMLPLMSQLEQELSGVRSSDDIEYVHRARVATRRLRACFTIFSSSLPSAHAKRWRKKIRNLTKALGEARDLDVQITFVHEYFEKRVTDSRNEPLFFHYHEEEFRVLTDTTYPNQEESVECHPCERKPGVWPYAETIDHIRPGLECLLFRLVQRRLMIQPDVVKVVNTLEKSGDLEAIATCLHEQKIKAELADTGENSHYAYEQAFLHIMTAMQDLFWYEPWLSDPDMIHRHHEMRIAAKRLRYTLESFSGLFECGLKSEIKMFKSLQDVLGDMHDCDVWIEKIPYFIKDEKERALDYFGNPDFFSWLEPGFLDLLENRKKKRTELFRELQNLWNSMKEEGFWIRLEEKISIPVQYSFQEQCEQDPKGPVKIALISDVHANLPALEAVLFDAKERGASAVFNAGDSIGYGAFPDEVMTLLRSSHVLSVIGNYDRSVLSKKWKTGRPKSRDKQIAMRYAYHHLSRENRAYLAALPRQHRFRVRGTSILVTHGSPGSLNEYLVQETPETRFREIAQKSKADIIVTGHAHIPSIRQVDGVWFVNCGSVGRTEDGDPRACYALLSLDPFSIVHVRVSYDISRAIDALRKRHLPDSFRRIISEGKPLDVVSEPEDSL; encoded by the coding sequence ATGAAATGTTCATATAAAAATTCAGAAGATCCGGGATTTAGCAGATATACGGCAGAAACAATGCTCCCACTCATGAGCCAGCTGGAGCAGGAATTATCAGGGGTCAGGTCATCAGACGATATTGAATATGTACACCGGGCCCGGGTTGCAACCCGGCGGCTCCGGGCATGTTTCACCATTTTTTCATCCAGTCTTCCCAGTGCCCATGCAAAACGATGGAGAAAAAAGATAAGAAACCTCACAAAGGCACTCGGGGAAGCACGGGATCTTGATGTTCAGATAACTTTTGTTCATGAATATTTTGAAAAAAGGGTCACAGATTCAAGGAATGAACCTCTTTTCTTTCACTATCACGAGGAAGAATTCCGGGTTCTGACTGATACAACATATCCAAACCAGGAAGAATCAGTTGAATGCCATCCATGTGAGAGGAAACCAGGAGTATGGCCTTACGCTGAAACAATAGATCATATAAGACCTGGTCTTGAATGTCTCCTCTTCAGGCTTGTTCAAAGGCGACTTATGATACAACCGGATGTCGTGAAAGTTGTAAATACGCTTGAAAAATCCGGGGATCTCGAAGCGATAGCAACCTGCCTTCATGAGCAAAAAATCAAAGCAGAACTGGCTGATACCGGAGAAAACTCACACTATGCATATGAGCAGGCGTTCCTTCACATTATGACCGCTATGCAGGATCTTTTCTGGTATGAACCCTGGCTTTCTGACCCGGACATGATCCACAGACACCATGAAATGCGTATTGCTGCCAAAAGACTTCGCTATACGCTTGAATCATTTTCGGGTCTCTTCGAATGCGGGTTAAAATCTGAAATTAAAATGTTTAAATCTTTGCAGGACGTGCTTGGGGATATGCATGACTGCGACGTATGGATTGAAAAAATACCTTATTTCATCAAAGATGAAAAAGAAAGGGCATTGGATTATTTTGGAAATCCGGATTTTTTTTCCTGGTTGGAACCAGGTTTTTTAGACCTTCTTGAGAATCGGAAAAAGAAACGTACAGAACTATTCAGAGAACTCCAAAACCTATGGAATTCAATGAAGGAAGAGGGATTCTGGATTCGGCTTGAAGAGAAGATATCTATTCCGGTACAGTATTCCTTTCAGGAGCAATGTGAGCAGGATCCAAAAGGACCGGTAAAGATTGCTCTTATTTCAGATGTTCATGCAAATCTACCCGCTCTTGAAGCGGTTCTTTTCGATGCAAAAGAGCGGGGAGCATCAGCAGTCTTCAATGCAGGAGATAGTATTGGATATGGAGCATTTCCTGATGAAGTAATGACCCTGCTCCGGTCTTCTCATGTCTTATCAGTAATCGGAAATTACGATCGTTCGGTTCTTTCAAAAAAATGGAAAACCGGGAGACCTAAGTCACGGGATAAACAGATTGCAATGAGATATGCTTATCATCATCTCTCTCGGGAAAACCGGGCATATCTGGCAGCCCTCCCCCGTCAACACAGATTCCGGGTAAGAGGTACATCCATTTTGGTCACACATGGCAGTCCAGGTTCACTCAATGAATACCTGGTCCAGGAGACACCAGAGACAAGATTTCGGGAAATTGCGCAAAAATCAAAGGCTGATATTATCGTAACCGGCCATGCACACATACCGTCTATCAGACAGGTAGATGGAGTCTGGTTTGTAAACTGTGGTAGTGTCGGAAGAACAGAAGATGGCGATCCCCGGGCATGCTATGCCCTTCTCAGCCTTGATCCATTTTCCATAGTTCATGTCCGGGTTTCATATGACATTTCAAGAGCCATAGATGCATTGCGAAAAAGGCATCTCCCTGATTCATTCCGCCGGATCATTTCAGAGGGAAAGCCCCTTGATGTGGTCTCTGAACCGGAGGATTCTCTCTGA
- a CDS encoding flavodoxin family protein gives MRVLTLSGSPLKKGNTSQLITYLTKQMEKSDIQDLKLTSLSLSGEKISPCKACKKCMETGSCVVKDDFQSIAKKMLKSDLIIIGSPVFFHDVSGPVKNLIDRTYSLWHDRQLKGKKIIPVAVSAASGEDRTLETLRIWAQAHEMKIIRSVSGHGYKKGEVLKDEEARTAAKNALRELMGELQIEE, from the coding sequence ATGCGCGTTTTAACCCTCTCTGGCAGCCCCCTCAAGAAAGGAAACACGAGTCAGCTCATTACTTATTTAACAAAACAAATGGAAAAATCTGATATTCAAGATCTGAAATTAACATCACTTTCCCTCTCCGGTGAAAAAATTTCTCCCTGTAAAGCATGCAAAAAATGCATGGAAACTGGTTCCTGTGTCGTGAAAGATGATTTTCAATCAATCGCAAAGAAGATGCTGAAAAGTGATCTTATCATAATCGGATCTCCGGTTTTTTTCCACGACGTATCCGGACCGGTAAAAAATCTCATTGATCGGACATATTCACTCTGGCATGACCGACAGTTGAAGGGAAAGAAAATTATTCCGGTCGCTGTTAGTGCTGCATCAGGAGAAGATAGAACCCTTGAAACGTTGCGGATATGGGCACAGGCCCATGAGATGAAGATTATCAGGTCAGTATCTGGTCATGGATATAAGAAAGGAGAAGTCCTGAAGGATGAAGAAGCCAGGACAGCAGCGAAAAATGCTCTTAGGGAATTAATGGGAGAACTCCAAATTGAAGAATGA